Below is a window of Tolypothrix bouteillei VB521301 DNA.
GCCTGATTCCTAGCTGTTTTGGTTGCTCTTTTTGCAGTCGATTTTGAATTTGCGTAAAGGAGAGCCCGTCTAGCTGCCAGTTTAACCAAGGAATGACTCTATTTTGAACGTGAGTACCAATATGGAGGGTAACATCATAGCGGAATTGGGTTAACTCATTTTGAGCGTAACCGCGTTTGGGCTGAATCTCTACCGAACCAATCTGCGGAAAACGTGTCTGGAGGGCAATAAAGAAACCCGGATCGATAACCAATTCTTCCTCGGTGGCCATACTCTGATGTACCTGTTGCTGCCATTGCTCAATAGTTTTATCCCCAGCAGCTTGGGACAACTGTACGGCTGCATGGTATGGTTCTAGCAATGGCAAGCTGCGGACATCGCCCACGAAGATTGTACCCTGTTGAGCAATTGTGGCGATCGCTCCTTCTAGAACTTGCAACAGATACTCAATGCTGGGGAAATATTGGACGATTGAGTTCAATATAACAGTGTCAAATTCTCCTTGTGGGATGCCGTCAAAGTTATCTGCAAGTTGGTGCAATAACTGCACGCGATCTAGACCATCAACTGTGCTGCATACTTGCTCAACGTGCTGTATGGCGGCGATGGAATAATCTGTTCCCCAATACTGTTGACAGTGCTTGGCAAGACGAGATAACAATAATCCCGTTCCACAACCAATTTCTAATACGCGCTGGGGAAAGTTAGCTTGAATGCGGTTGACTGTATTCTCAACCCACTCCTGCATTTCTCGGTCTGGGATGGGCTGTCTGGTATAACTGCTGTTCCAACCTGCAATATTAAACGTCAGGTTATCTGTGGATGTTTGATTTTGGCTGTAGAGTTGTTCGTAAAGCATTTGCCAATCACTAACATACTCACTTTGCCATTGAGAAACTTCCTGAGGTAATGTTGGACGATGAAGCGCAGGAACTAAGTAAGCTACCAGACGTTTATCGCCGGGGGTGTCTTCTCTTACTACTACAACACTCTCTTGCAGCAACGGGTGTTGACTCAAAACGGTTTCAATTTCTCCTAATTCGATACGGAAACCGCGAATTTTCACCTGATAATCAATTCGACCGAGAAATTCAATATTCCCATCACTTAAGTAACGTGCTTTATCCCCGGTTTTGTAGAGGCGGTCGGAAGAGGGGAAAGACGGGTGCAATTTATCTTTTGCTCCCTTGCTTCGACTAAAGGGATTGGGAATAAATTTCTGTTGTGTTAACTCCGGTCGATTGAGATATTCTTTTGCTAGACCATCGCCGCCGATATAAATTTCTCCTGGTACACCAACGCCCACAGGCTGTAGTTGGGGATCTAATAAATAGATTTGTGTGTTGGCAATTGCTTGCCCGACGGGAATGGTTGTAGCGTCTTCGGGGATATCTTTTACTAAGTACCAAGAACTAAATGTTGTGTTCTCTGTCGGTCCATAAACATGGAGCAGTCGCTGCGGCGCACCATTCTTGAGTACTTCTTGCACCCATTTAGGATCGACGGCTTCGCCGCCAAATAGGAGATGTCGTAGTGAATTGAAAGCAAAGGGGACTTCCTGAGCGATTTGATTGAACAAGGCAGTTGTTAAGAATAACACGCTGACACCTTGCGATCGCAGAAAAGCGGCGAATTCTCTTGGCGATAGTGCTAACTCTTTGCTGACTCCTACCAACCGCGCCCCATTCAATAATGCACCCCAGATTTCAAAGGTTGCAGCATCAAAGGCATAATTTGAGGCTTGGGCAATAACATCTGTTGGTTCTATGTTGATATAGTTTGTGTTAATTACCAAGCGGTTCACAGCTCGGTGATCGACAGCTACTCCTTTGGGTTTCCCTGTAGAACCGGAAGTGTAAATGACATAAGCGAGATTGCTCGATGTTACTGCTGCTGTGGGGTTTTGCTGGCTTTCAAGAGCGATCGCACCTGCATCAGTATCAAAGCAAACAACACGCGCTTGGTGTTTGGGAATTGCATCAGTTAATTTCTGTGTTGTCAACAGTACCGATATCTGTGTGTCTTCTATGATAAAAGCCAAACGCTCTTTAGGATATTCTGTATCCAAAGGCACATATGCCCCACCTACCTTAAGAATTGCCAATAACCCAACAACCATAGATACAGAACGTTCCACACAAATACCCACCAGCACGCCTGGTTTCACCCCCAGTTTTTGCAGGTAATGTGCTAGTTTATTTGCCTGTGCATTCAACTCCTGATAAGTAAGCTTTTGTTGTCCAAAAACCACCGCAACTGCATTACTGTTCCGTTCCGCTTGGACTGCAAACAAATCATGAATACATTGTTCTCTTGGATAATCCGTTTGGGTAGCGTTCCACTCTACTAACAATTGATGCTTCTCTTGTGCTGTCAGTAGAGGTAATTGACTGACTAGTTGTTCTAGATTAGTAACAATCGCTTCCAGCAAATTCTGGAAATGTGTCATCATCCGAGCGATCGTTACCGAATCAAATAAATCGCTGCTGTAATAGCAAAAGCCCTCAAGACCTTCAGCAACTTCCCAGAGGTGAACTTCTAGGTCAAACCGTACCGCCTCAAGCCCCCAATGCATTTTCTCAACTGTTAAACCGGGCAAATCCCAGGGGTTTGTGGGCGCATTCTGAAGGGCAAACATCACTTGTACCAGTGGGTTGCGATCTAAATTGCGCTCCAGTTGCAACTCTTCAACTAACATCTCGAAGGGCAAGTCTTGACGATCGTAAGCGTTTTGAGTCACTTGTCGTACCTGCTCCAGCAAGGCTTTTAAAGTCAGTTCTGCAGACAGATCGAATCTGAGTGCTAAGGTATTGACAAAAAAGCCAATTAACCCTTCAATTTCTTTGCGGTTGCGATTTGCGATCGGAGAACCAATGACAAGATCTGTTTGACCGCTATAGCGAGACATTAACACGACAAATCCCGCCAATAGTGTCATAAACAGAGTTGTTCCAGACTTGTGGCTCAGTTGTCTGAGCCGAGAAGTTAGCAAAGCATTTAGTTGAAATCGCTCTGTTCCTCCTCGAAAAGTTTGGATAGCTGGGCGGGGACGATCCGTAGGTAATTCCAACAAAGGTGGCGCTGCGGCTAACTGTTGTTTCCAATAACTTAATTGAGGTTCAAGTACCTGAGTTGTCAGCCATTGGCGCTGCCATAAGGTAAAGTCGGCATATTGTACGGATAACTCTGGTAATTCAACCGCACTATCCGTGGTAATGGCTCGATAATGGGCAGAGAGTTCGCGGTTCAGCACGCCTATTGACCAACCATCAGCAGCAATATGATGAATGACTACTAGCAGTACATACTCATCAGTCGCAACTTGCCACATCTTGACCCGCAACACGGGATCTTTCGCAAGATCGAAGGGTTTGTAAGCTTCTTCGAGCGCTAGTTGTTCTACTTGTTGCCAGGGATCTGCCACATTTTGCAGATCCACCACTGGTAATATTATGGCTAGATCGGGGGCTATTACCTGTATTGGCTTGTCATGCTTGATTTCAAAACGAGTCCGCAGAACTTCATGCCGCCGTACCATCTCTCCAACCGCTTGTTCCAAAGCTTTGATATTGAGATTCCCCACCAAACGCATGGCGAAAGGCATTGTATAGGCACCACTTTCGCCTTCTAAATGATGGAGAAACCACAGACGTTCTTGCGCCCAAGATAGCGGTATGTTTTTTCTTGTGGAAACGGGTAAAATTGCTGGAAGCGTCAAGCTCGAACCAGTTTCCAGTTCGCGTAAGATGACTTCACTTAACTGCGCGATCGCCGGTGACTCAAATAAAGAACGCAACGGTAACGAAATCCCAAAGGCTTCTGGCAAGCGGGAAATTACCTGCGTAGCTATTAGAGAATGTCCTCCTAGTTCAAAGAAATTATCGTGAATGCCTACTTTCTCTAACCTCAGTACTTGAGACCAAATCAGTGCTAATTTTTCCTCAATGGAGTTGCGGGGTGCAACAAATTTATCTGCTATCTCACTAAGTAAATCTGGTGCTTTTAAGGCACGGCGGTTTACCTTACCGTTGGGAGTCAGGGGTAGGGCTTCTAGAATAACGAAAGCACTAGGAACCATGTAATCTGGCAGTTTAGCTTTCAGGAATTGCCGCAATTCTCTGTTTGTCGGTATCACCTCTTTTTGCGGCACTACGTAGGCGACTAACTGCTTTTGTCCTGGGATATCTTCACGCACAATGACGCTAGATACTTGTACATCGCCATGTTGACTCAGTGCTGATTCAATTTCACCCAATTCGATCCGGAACCCGCGAATTTTTACCTGATTGTCAATACGTCCTAAGTATTCAATGTTGCCATCCGGTAGATAACGTGCTAAATCCCCACTTTTGTAGAGGCGGTCGGAAGAGGCAGAGGGGAAAGACGAGTGCAAGTTATCATGTGCTCCCCTGCTCCCCTGCTTCCCTGCTTCCTTGCTTTGACTAAAGGGATTGGGAATAAATTTCTCTTGTGTCAACTTAGGACGGTTGAGGTAGCCTCGTGCCAAAGAGACACCACCAATGTGCAATTCTCCTGGTATACCGACGGGTACAGGCTGTAAGAACCTGTCCAGGATGTAAATCTGCGTGTTCGCAATAGGACGGCCAATCGGAGGAAGTAACGGCCAAGTCTCTACTGGATTAGCCAAAGTTAAATTGGTTACAACATGGCTTTCCGATGGCCCATAATGATTGTGCAACGTACAATCATTTAATTTGCTTAACCATTGAGAAATCGCGGGGGTAATCTGCAACTGTTCCCCAGCAGTAATAATTTCCCTTAGATTATTAGTAACTGATTCACTATCAACAGCGACTTCAGCTAATTGCTGCAACGCAACAAAGGGAACAAACAGCCTCTCAACAGCTTTTTCTTGCAGAAAATCTAACAAAGCCAAAGCATCTAGTCGCAATTCTTCCCTAATCAAAAGCAATGTGCCTCCCGAAAACCAGGTAGTGAATATTTCTTGGAAGGAGACATCAAAGCTGATAGGAGCAAATTGCAGTGTTCTTGCTCCGCCAGAAATTGTATTATTTTGCAGTTGCCATAGAATCAGATTGCAAAGAGCAAGTTGATTCATAGCTACACCTTTAGGTTGACCTGTAGAACCTGAGGTGTAAATTACATAAGCTAAGTTAGTTGCTTTTACATTGGTAATTAGACTATCTCGATCCGATCGAGAAATTGATTCCCAATCAGTATCCAAACAGATAAACTCCGCTTGATGATTCTGTAACCTTTTAAGCAATTTTTGTTGAGTCAACAGGATGGAAACATCTGCATCTTGCAGCATGAAGCTTAAACGCTCTTGGGGATATTCAGGGTCAAGTGGCACATAAGCCCCGCCTGCCTTGAGAATGCCCAAAATTCCTACCACCATTTCTAGCGAGCGCTCTACACAAATACCAACCAGCACATCTGGTTTTACACCTAATGAGCGTAAGTAATGAGCTAATTGGTTAGCACGAGAATTTAATTGGTGGTAAGTCAGTTGTTGATTTTCAAATACTACAGCTACAGCATCGGGTGTAAGCTCAACCTGCTCTTCAAACAAATGATGGATACATTTATCTTTTGGATACTCTGTTTGAGTATTGTTCCATTCCACTAATAACTGTTGTTGTTCAATTGTTGTTAGTAGAGGTAATTCCAAAATAGACTGCTGTGGATTAGCAACAATACCTTCCAGTAAGGTCACAAAATGCCCCGCCATGCGGGTAATTGTAGCTTGCTCAAATAAGTCAGAGTTATATTCTAAACTTGCACTCAGTCCTTGCTCGCTCTCTGTTATCGACAAAGTTAAATCATATTTAGCTGTTGAGCTTTCTATTTCTAGGCGAGTTAGAGATAAACCAGGTAATTCTAATTTTCCAGGTGGCGTATTTTGTAAAATAAACATCACCTGAAATAATGGGGAGTAGCTGAGGTTTCTTTCTGGCTGTAAAGCTTCTACTACTTTCTCAAACGGTACATCTTGGTGAGAGTACGCTTCCATTGCTACTTGGCGCACTCTTTGCAGCAACTCCCAAAAGCTGGGATTTCCAGAAACGTCAGTACGCAACACTAAAATATTGACAAAAAAGCCGATGAGAGATTCTATTTCACTACGGTTGCGGTTAGCTATTGGGGAACCGACGATAATATCTTGTTGGTTGCTGTAGCGTGATAGTAAGATGACAAAGCCAGTCAGCAGAGTCATAAATAAAGTTGAGCCTGACTTTTCGCTTAGGCTTTTGAGTTTTTGAGTCAGACAATCGCCTAGCTGAAAGTGCTTGACACCGCCACGGTTTGTCTGCATGACTGGGCGCATTCGGTCGGTAGGAAGTTCTAGCAGGGGAGGCGATCCTGCTAATTGTTGCTTCCAATAGTTCAGCCGATCGTCCATGACTTGGCCTTGCAGCCACTGTTTCTGCCAAACAGCAAAGTCTGCGTACTGGATAGGCAGTTTAGGTAGGGGAGAGGACTTGCCAATAGAAAAAGCTGTGTAGCAAGCTGTCAGTTCACGCCACAAAATACCTTCAGACCAACCATCAAAGGCAATGTGATGGACGCTCAGGAGTAACACATATTCATTCTCACCCAGATGCAACAAGGAAGAACGCAACAGCGATCCTCGTGCTAGATCGAAGGGTTGTTGAACTTCTTTTTTGACCAGTTGTAAAACTTGAGTTTCTCTTTCTTTCTTAGGAAGTTCTTGAAGATCTACTATAGGTAAGGTCAATTTGAAGCTGGGAGCGATCGCCTGAACACGTGTGTTTTCCGCAACTACAAATGTAGTTCGCAATGTTTCATGGCGTTGGATGATTTCATTTAGACTATTTTCTAATGCCGTAATGTTTAACAAACCCTGAAGCCGAAAAGCAAAGGAAACATTATAAGTAGAGCTATCTGACTGCAACTGGTAAAGGAACCATAATCTTTCTTGAGAAAAAGACAAAGGCAAGTCTTCATTCCGAGATACAGGTACTAAAGCTGGAGCTTGATTTTGTACTTCAAGAATGCTTGCGATCGCTTGCCAAATATCTTCTCCTGTTTTTACTGACTTGCTTGGTTCTAGTGGATTTCTTTCCGTAGAATTACTCATTGTAGTCTTTTTGCTTCAGGTTTGCAGGGATATATTGAGTTTCTAAAAATGCTTAGCCTTGCTTTTCATTAATTAGCTTGACAATACTTGCTACATTTTGAAAATTTTCTGCATTAATATCACTAGCTACAAATTGAATCCCAAAAGTATTCTGTAGTTTAAGCACAAGTGTCATGGCATTGACAGAATCTAGACCTATGCTAAAAAGATTGCTATAATCTGACAAATCATCACTATTTATATTTGGTAAAAGACTTAGTACAATGTTTTTAGTTTTTTGTTCTATTAAATCAATACTTCTCATGATTTTATCAGTTCTGATAGGTGATCGATTAAATTTTTTCTTAGTACTTTGCCTAATGGGCTTTTGGGAATTTCCTCACGAAATTCGATAAGTTTTGGAACTTTAAAATCAGCTAACTTGCCTTTGCAATAAGATAAGATATCATTTTCGTCACAAATATTTCGGTTTTGAGGGACAATAACCGCCTTAATAATTTCTCCTGCATACAAACCTTTGATACCAACAACAACGGCTTCTTTAACTTGATGATGAGTTATCAAGATATTTTCTATTTCTAGTGGATCGACTTTGTGACCTCCTGTATCAATGAAGATTTGCTTTCTACCAGTAATATAAACGCGTCCTGCTTCATCTTTCTTACCTAAATCACCCGTAAAAAATGAACCATTTTTAAATACTTGTTGATTTAATTCTGGTTTATTACTATATCCTTGTGTCAGTGCTTGACTTTTAATAACTATTTCTCCAATACTTCCAGTTGGAAGTTCTTTACCTGTATCATCAATAATTTTAATTTCAATATTTTTTAAAGGACATCCTACAGAATCGTATGTATTTTTTAGATCTTCATCTAGATTGATCGCCACAGAACCTGCTTCTGTGCAACCGTACAGTTGTCTCACAGGAATGCCAAATCTTTGAAAAAATTTATCAAAAATCTCTTTTGATAAAAAGTTACCGGCAGAAAAGCACAGTCTCAGCCTGGAAACATCAAATTGAGTATCATCTGGTGTTTCTGCTAGAGTATTAAATATATAAGGAACAGCAGGTAAGATAGTAATTTTTTCTTTTTCTATAATTTCTAATACTCTGGAACGTCTAAAAACAAATGGTACTTCGATGGCTTTTCCCTGATGTAAAACTTGTTCTAAAATCACTAAAGTAGCACCATTACAAGTAGCTGCTAGTAGGCAATTTCCTAAACCATGCGCGTGATAAAGTGGCACTACGCATAAAATATTATCTGCTGGAGTTATATTAATAGTTTCAGTAAAATTTTTAACTTCGTGATATAAATTATTTTGATTTCTACAAACTTTCTTAGGTTTACCTGTAGAACCAGAAGAATATTGATAAAGTACATTACCTGTAAAAGTAGAGGGATTAGAGTTTTTTTCTGCAATTGTTGAGTTATTTACTTCTTTGGTAAGTAAAGCAATATCATCCAAAACAATTAACTCTATTTTTTTATCAATTTTTGATATAATTTTACGACTAATTTCTGCCCCATCGCTATTGGTAATTATTGCATTAACATTGCTGTCAATAATGTAGTATTTAAGTTCATCCTCTTTAAAAAGAGGATTAATGGGCAAAGCTATAGCATTCAATTCTGCGATCGCATAAAAAGCGATCGCAAACTCCGTACTGTTAGGTAAAATTAAGGCTATACAGTCACTTTTGGCAATACCAATTTTGCTTAGATGGTTACTTAAGTATGTAATATAAGCATATAGTTCTTGATAACTAATCTTTAACTGGTTACAGGAAAGCGCAGTTCGTTCCGGATACTTTTTGACAATTTCGACAAGCCTTTGTTTTAACATTTTTATCCTTCCATTACTTTTTAAAAGTATACGGGATTAAGTTCAATTTATTTAGAAAATAAATTATTCATTTTCTTTATAAAATAGCTTTCTGGAAACTTTTCCGTAATCATCATTATCGGTTGTCGGTTAGAAAAAACTCGATAAGTTCGAGAAAGCATTTTATCTTCTTCTGAAATATTAAAATAATGAAATAATTCTTTAGATGTTTCTATACCTGACTCAATTATTTCTTTAAAAGTTTCAAGTTTATGCTCTAACCAGAGTCTACCTATCGGTTCTTGCGATTCAATTAATCTGGATTTAAATGTACTATCTAGTCTTTCAGGTACAATTATAGATTCAGCATAAATAAAGTTATTTAAACTAATCTTACCACGTAATAAAACTTTTCTGCTAATTACTTGAGTATTTACATCTATGTCTAAAGCAGGAATAGGTTTTGCAATTTCAATTAATTCTTCTGATAATTTGACTAATTGAATTTTTTCTAATAGATAAGCTTCTAAAATTTCTGTCAATGTTCCATCAGTTGTAAGTAAAATCCTTTGAAAAGAACTTAAATTACGTGGTTCAATATATTTTTGGGTTAAAACTTTATGCATTTTTTTATTCAGAATTTATATGAATATTGTGTTGGCAAATCCTATAGAAAAATTGTATGTTTTCTAGAAGAAAATATACTGAATCATGCACAGTTAACAGAGTATACTTACTTGCGAGAAGCCTTATGCTTGTGTTTAGTCTGAAGTAGATATTAACAATTTAT
It encodes the following:
- a CDS encoding acyl carrier protein; translated protein: MRSIDLIEQKTKNIVLSLLPNINSDDLSDYSNLFSIGLDSVNAMTLVLKLQNTFGIQFVASDINAENFQNVASIVKLINEKQG
- a CDS encoding chorismate--pyruvate lyase family protein: MHKVLTQKYIEPRNLSSFQRILLTTDGTLTEILEAYLLEKIQLVKLSEELIEIAKPIPALDIDVNTQVISRKVLLRGKISLNNFIYAESIIVPERLDSTFKSRLIESQEPIGRLWLEHKLETFKEIIESGIETSKELFHYFNISEEDKMLSRTYRVFSNRQPIMMITEKFPESYFIKKMNNLFSK
- a CDS encoding non-ribosomal peptide synthetase — translated: MSNSTERNPLEPSKSVKTGEDIWQAIASILEVQNQAPALVPVSRNEDLPLSFSQERLWFLYQLQSDSSTYNVSFAFRLQGLLNITALENSLNEIIQRHETLRTTFVVAENTRVQAIAPSFKLTLPIVDLQELPKKERETQVLQLVKKEVQQPFDLARGSLLRSSLLHLGENEYVLLLSVHHIAFDGWSEGILWRELTACYTAFSIGKSSPLPKLPIQYADFAVWQKQWLQGQVMDDRLNYWKQQLAGSPPLLELPTDRMRPVMQTNRGGVKHFQLGDCLTQKLKSLSEKSGSTLFMTLLTGFVILLSRYSNQQDIIVGSPIANRNRSEIESLIGFFVNILVLRTDVSGNPSFWELLQRVRQVAMEAYSHQDVPFEKVVEALQPERNLSYSPLFQVMFILQNTPPGKLELPGLSLTRLEIESSTAKYDLTLSITESEQGLSASLEYNSDLFEQATITRMAGHFVTLLEGIVANPQQSILELPLLTTIEQQQLLVEWNNTQTEYPKDKCIHHLFEEQVELTPDAVAVVFENQQLTYHQLNSRANQLAHYLRSLGVKPDVLVGICVERSLEMVVGILGILKAGGAYVPLDPEYPQERLSFMLQDADVSILLTQQKLLKRLQNHQAEFICLDTDWESISRSDRDSLITNVKATNLAYVIYTSGSTGQPKGVAMNQLALCNLILWQLQNNTISGGARTLQFAPISFDVSFQEIFTTWFSGGTLLLIREELRLDALALLDFLQEKAVERLFVPFVALQQLAEVAVDSESVTNNLREIITAGEQLQITPAISQWLSKLNDCTLHNHYGPSESHVVTNLTLANPVETWPLLPPIGRPIANTQIYILDRFLQPVPVGIPGELHIGGVSLARGYLNRPKLTQEKFIPNPFSQSKEAGKQGSRGAHDNLHSSFPSASSDRLYKSGDLARYLPDGNIEYLGRIDNQVKIRGFRIELGEIESALSQHGDVQVSSVIVREDIPGQKQLVAYVVPQKEVIPTNRELRQFLKAKLPDYMVPSAFVILEALPLTPNGKVNRRALKAPDLLSEIADKFVAPRNSIEEKLALIWSQVLRLEKVGIHDNFFELGGHSLIATQVISRLPEAFGISLPLRSLFESPAIAQLSEVILRELETGSSLTLPAILPVSTRKNIPLSWAQERLWFLHHLEGESGAYTMPFAMRLVGNLNIKALEQAVGEMVRRHEVLRTRFEIKHDKPIQVIAPDLAIILPVVDLQNVADPWQQVEQLALEEAYKPFDLAKDPVLRVKMWQVATDEYVLLVVIHHIAADGWSIGVLNRELSAHYRAITTDSAVELPELSVQYADFTLWQRQWLTTQVLEPQLSYWKQQLAAAPPLLELPTDRPRPAIQTFRGGTERFQLNALLTSRLRQLSHKSGTTLFMTLLAGFVVLMSRYSGQTDLVIGSPIANRNRKEIEGLIGFFVNTLALRFDLSAELTLKALLEQVRQVTQNAYDRQDLPFEMLVEELQLERNLDRNPLVQVMFALQNAPTNPWDLPGLTVEKMHWGLEAVRFDLEVHLWEVAEGLEGFCYYSSDLFDSVTIARMMTHFQNLLEAIVTNLEQLVSQLPLLTAQEKHQLLVEWNATQTDYPREQCIHDLFAVQAERNSNAVAVVFGQQKLTYQELNAQANKLAHYLQKLGVKPGVLVGICVERSVSMVVGLLAILKVGGAYVPLDTEYPKERLAFIIEDTQISVLLTTQKLTDAIPKHQARVVCFDTDAGAIALESQQNPTAAVTSSNLAYVIYTSGSTGKPKGVAVDHRAVNRLVINTNYINIEPTDVIAQASNYAFDAATFEIWGALLNGARLVGVSKELALSPREFAAFLRSQGVSVLFLTTALFNQIAQEVPFAFNSLRHLLFGGEAVDPKWVQEVLKNGAPQRLLHVYGPTENTTFSSWYLVKDIPEDATTIPVGQAIANTQIYLLDPQLQPVGVGVPGEIYIGGDGLAKEYLNRPELTQQKFIPNPFSRSKGAKDKLHPSFPSSDRLYKTGDKARYLSDGNIEFLGRIDYQVKIRGFRIELGEIETVLSQHPLLQESVVVVREDTPGDKRLVAYLVPALHRPTLPQEVSQWQSEYVSDWQMLYEQLYSQNQTSTDNLTFNIAGWNSSYTRQPIPDREMQEWVENTVNRIQANFPQRVLEIGCGTGLLLSRLAKHCQQYWGTDYSIAAIQHVEQVCSTVDGLDRVQLLHQLADNFDGIPQGEFDTVILNSIVQYFPSIEYLLQVLEGAIATIAQQGTIFVGDVRSLPLLEPYHAAVQLSQAAGDKTIEQWQQQVHQSMATEEELVIDPGFFIALQTRFPQIGSVEIQPKRGYAQNELTQFRYDVTLHIGTHVQNRVIPWLNWQLDGLSFTQIQNRLQKEQPKQLGIRRVPNQRVQQALQIWQWLENPPAVETVNQLRQVLAQQPTVGIDPEQFYQLGQQLGYDVHLSWWESSQDGCYDVVLCRNSSTQTSDRQKGIAFWDSSAVITKPWTDCTNNPLYGKLVQKLVPQVREYIQQKLPDYMVPQAFVVLNDLPLTPNGKVDRRALPTPDAATRNLSTGFVLPRTSIEAQVAQIWSEVLGVERIGVNDNFFELGGHSLLATQVLSEINSVFGLDLSIQMMFESPTVAGIAAYIEVVDLVTQNLSVKEASSEVVEF
- a CDS encoding class I adenylate-forming enzyme family protein — its product is MLKQRLVEIVKKYPERTALSCNQLKISYQELYAYITYLSNHLSKIGIAKSDCIALILPNSTEFAIAFYAIAELNAIALPINPLFKEDELKYYIIDSNVNAIITNSDGAEISRKIISKIDKKIELIVLDDIALLTKEVNNSTIAEKNSNPSTFTGNVLYQYSSGSTGKPKKVCRNQNNLYHEVKNFTETINITPADNILCVVPLYHAHGLGNCLLAATCNGATLVILEQVLHQGKAIEVPFVFRRSRVLEIIEKEKITILPAVPYIFNTLAETPDDTQFDVSRLRLCFSAGNFLSKEIFDKFFQRFGIPVRQLYGCTEAGSVAINLDEDLKNTYDSVGCPLKNIEIKIIDDTGKELPTGSIGEIVIKSQALTQGYSNKPELNQQVFKNGSFFTGDLGKKDEAGRVYITGRKQIFIDTGGHKVDPLEIENILITHHQVKEAVVVGIKGLYAGEIIKAVIVPQNRNICDENDILSYCKGKLADFKVPKLIEFREEIPKSPLGKVLRKNLIDHLSELIKS